From the Amblyraja radiata isolate CabotCenter1 chromosome 14, sAmbRad1.1.pri, whole genome shotgun sequence genome, one window contains:
- the gpr156 gene encoding probable G-protein coupled receptor 156 → MRSTLNCSAVCSSVQCTIDPGLSTQDGVQLLQQLCRLQADITPEADDISPVLLGVMGILLSCGILLALFFLLFTIRLKNNRIVKMSSPNLNIVTIIGSILTYGSGYMFGLMEGRTVTAEISTKLIIQIRIWTLCIGTSLIFGPILGKSWRLYKVFTQRIPEKRVIIKDVQLLGLVAGVIGVDVLVLVTWGIADPLECTQSINAAIRAIEKDLSYSITTIKWCSSHYTDVWIILISLLKGSLLLYGTYLAGLTSNVSSPPVNQTTTIMVGVYVVMFTAGIIIPIIRFLDSWPNLTYGVTTAGIFVCTSTINCLIFIPQVRQWKKFDEELNRTPNQMSKYLNSPSKTFRSMYSDEQIYHLLGENNSMKRLLTEKNATIECLQEQVNNVKERLMYLMEPEYIDELGDDIPASQPSTACSPVINSAVMSPNTTTGGSLEDEPLSDVLNNQDHSSVSQQAIQAVPLQGHLGQIGHDTEISPETVLHSQEGIEVLKDSGCFYRDSENYPNSETITGSFQKALDTLEITFEIPSNLDNRVRIMQDPSGEMLTSSSARPAIVTGADAKPSIGGPIKEMKNKFVNSEKLQEILQELNVNAVNTIYSPNKARRILPTGNLGQYGGTAEWMKHHCHNISPYMMRRRRPPFYSIRSVPPPYYILHSTPQHAKYINKESNRDTINALPTDHTQLQRTHQPAITRCKSGPAVQQSTKVTVSGKYTNAP, encoded by the exons ATGAGAAGCACGCTGAACTGCAGTGCAGTCTGCAGCTCCGTGCAATGCACCATTGACCCGGGCCTCAGCACACAAGACGGGGTACAACTTCTGCAGCAACTGTGCAGGCTCCAAGCA GACATAACACCTGAGGCTGACGATATCTCCCCCGTATTACTGGGTGTGATGGGCATCTTGCTATCATGTGGCATCCTCCTGGCTCTGTTTTTCCTTCTCTTCACCATCAGGTTGAAAAACAATAG GATTGTGAAAATGTCCAGCCCAAACCTCAACATAGTGACAATTATTGGAAGCATTTTAACTTACGGCAGCGGTTACATGTTCGGGCTGATGGAAGGAAGGACAGTGACAGCAGAAATATCAACCAAGCTGATCATTCAG aTTCGCATCTGGACACTGTGCATAGGAACCTCTTTGATATTTGGACCCATACTGGGGAAGAGCTGGCGCCTGTACAAGGTCTTCACTCAACGAATCCCTGAGAAGAGAGTG ATCATCAAAGACGTGCAGTTACTGGGGCTGGTAGCGGGGGTGATTGGcgtggatgtgctggttctggtgaCGTGGGGCATTGCTGATCCTCTGGAGTGTACACAATCCATAAATGCAGCAATAAGG GCAATTGAGAAAGATCTGTCTTACTCTATCACAACAATTAAATGGTGTTCGTCCCACTATACAGACGTCTGGATTATTCTTATTTCACTTCTAAAG GGGAGTCTTCTGCTGTATGGTACCTATCTAGCTGGTCTAACGAGCAATGTCAGCTCTCCCCCCGTTAACCAGACCACCACCATCATGGTGGGAGTTTACGTGGTCATGTTCACCGCAGGAATCATCATCCCCATCATCAGATTCCTGGATTCCTGGCCCAACCTAACCTACGGTGTCACCACTGCGGGAATCTTTGTCTGCACCTCAACAATCAACTGTCTCATCTTCATTCCACAA GTCAGACAGTGGAAGAAATTTGATGAAGAATTAAACCGTACGCCTAATCAAATGTCCAAGTATTTGAATAGTCCAAGCAAGACTTTCCGTTCTATGTACAGCGATGAGCAGATCTATCACCTGCTTGGGGAGAATAACTCCATGAAACGTCTTCTCACTGAG AAAAATGCAACGATTGAATGTCTGCAGGAGCAGGTTAATAATGTGAAGGAGAGGCTGATGTATCTAATGGAGCCAGAATACATTGACGAGCTTGGGGATGATATTCCAGCTTCACAACCCAGCACGGCTTGCAGCCCTGTGATAAATTCTGCGGTCATGAGTCCCAACACAACAACAGGAGGTTCACTGGAGGATGAGCCTTTGTCAGACGTGCTAAATAATCAAGATCACAGCTCTGTATCACAGCAAGCCATTCAAGCTGTGCCATTGCAGGGCCACTTGGGACAAATCGGACATGACACTGAGATTAGTCCAGAAACTGTTTTGCATTCTCAAGAGGGGATAGAAGTCTTAAAAGATTCTGGATGTTTTTACCGAGACTCTGAGAATTATCCAAACTCTGAGACTATTACAGGATCTTTTCAAAAGGCACTCGATACTCTGGAAATAACATTCGAAATTCCGAGCAATTTGGACAATCGAGTGAGAATCATGCAGGATCCTTCAGGTGAAATGCTCACCTCTTCCTCAGCCCGGCCAGCAATTGTAACTGGGGCAGATGCAAAACCTTCGATAGGCGGTCCAATAAAAGAGATGAAAAACAAGTTTGTTAACAGTGAGAAGCTGCAGGAGATCCTGCAAGAGTTGAATGTTAATGCTGTGAACACAATCTATTCACCAAATAAAGCAAGACGAATCCTACCGACTGGGAACCTTGGACAATATGGTGGGACTGCAGAGTGGATGAAACATCACTGTCATAACATTTCTCCGTACATGATGAGACGAAGGAGGCCACCATTTTATTCAATAAGGAGTGTACCTCCTCCATATTACATCCTACATTCAACACCTCAACATGCAAAATATATCAACAAAGAGTCCAACAGGGACACGATAAATGCATTACCTACTGACCATACTCAATTACAAAGGACTCACCAGCCAGCTATTACCAGATGTAAAtctggtccagcagtccagcagtctacTAAGGTTACAGTCAGTGGAAAATATACAAATGCACCTTAA